AAAAAGGCCACATAATTGCGGCCTTAAACTGATAGCTTCTTCCGACCCTTTAAACGACGGCGCTTTATTACATTTCGCCCCGTTGGCGTACTCATCCGACTCAAAAAACCGTGAACACGTTTATGACGCCGATTTTTCGGTTGATATGTTCGTTTCAATTCAACGACACCTCCTTTATATAAACGAAAAAACTTCGCACTCAATCTTACTGTACTTTAGAGATTATACTCTAATGAATTTTATTCTGTCAAGCAAAGGACTTTGACACTGTGTGGATAACTTGTAATTTTAAAAAGTTATCCACTGTGAATAATTTTTCGAAACTGATTATATTCCTGTTGATAACCCACAGGAAAATTGTTATTATAATTTTACAATACCTGACGACAACAACAAATCGTGTTTATACCTATTCACAACACGTAATTTGTTTAAGTTATCCACAAATGTGTATAAGTTTGTGTATAACTTTTTTATTGTCATTATTTTTTCATTTTTAGACAAGGGAGGTCCGTCATGTCACCAAAGTCGAACTCACTCCAATTATTGTGGCAGGAAACGCTAGAAAAACTAAAAAATGAACTTTCTAAGCCGAGCTTTGAAACTTGGTTGAGTTCTACACGACTACTGAATATTGATGGAGATACGCTTGTCATTAGTGTCCCCAATGAATTTGCAAAAGATTGGTTGGAAAGTCGTTATGCACCTATGATTCGTTCCTCTGTTCAATCCGTATTAGGGCATTCTGTTAGTCTGCGCTTTATTTTATCAACATCAGAGAATACTTATATGGACGATGTGGCCTTAGATGAAACTATTCCAACTACAGTCACTAAACCATCAGAACCAATTA
This Desulfosporosinus orientis DSM 765 DNA region includes the following protein-coding sequences:
- the rpmH gene encoding 50S ribosomal protein L34; the protein is MKRTYQPKNRRHKRVHGFLSRMSTPTGRNVIKRRRLKGRKKLSV